gcaaaattataaaagtaataaaaacaTGAGACACCGTGATAGAGTAATGAAATGAAAAATCGATGAATAACGactccaaaagaaaaaccactACGAGGTACCTCTACCCGATAAAACAATTCACTATAGGAAGAAATACTTGACCACACACCAGCTCTAGAACTTCAGAACACCTTGTACATGAACCCCTTTCATGAATCTTCTTTCTTGATCACGACTAGATTCTTTACCCTATTCATGGACCCTTAATTGAAGATTTGAATACTGCATTAACAGTAGGTTTTTTGGCTCTCTAGTTTCAAATTTGATCACACCAGCTGATACGATCCGATCGAAGGAATATCTCTTTTTGAACTTGCAGGTTCACTATAGGATGGAGGATGtgattttctctttgttttgctCTCTGTGTCTTCTTCTCTAGCCCCTCTAGAAAGTCATGAGAAAATAAGCCTTTATGTATTAGACTTCGAATATGACTTTGAAACAAAGCAACTTAATTCAATTAAAACACATAATCTCGTTTGTCCAATTCTCAATCAATTAAGAGTAGATCGAAAAATAATCGAAATTTCGCACTTCTCATATTCAACATTTTTGTGTCAACTTCAACTAGGCATTCACTCATTCCAAGTCTAAATTGGATAAAAATTGTGTCTATTTTGAAGCTACATATGTACTTTCCAAtgaaaaatttgatatatacaaagagagagatagatgatTTGAGagtaataaattttgataaagaaataacattttaatgaaatgtaatgtaaaatagattgtattttatttatttttattttagagagtttcaacttatgacatctgctcttgatgatagctttttattatcagaccaagacaccaatcagtttttagtgtaggcaatgattaaaccctaaatcttttattcaactatcagagattttaccaattgaactaactAGAACTCATTAAAATAGACAGTCTAATGTAAGAATTTTTGAAAAGTAGTTATGCAAAATAGAAACGTAAGttcttatgttaaaataaacaaaaaaaatattcttacacgagctaatgtgaatgctcttattgTAACATCGAATCATCAAATCGAAGATCGTAACATTACAAAACtactaaatataattaatagtaatgtAGGAATCTAAGTCTACctatagattattattattattattattattattattatttccttaatttaagactaatattcttaaaatactTAAAATGATGGGTGTCTTGAAAGAAAACATAGAAACACCTTTCCCAAGAAGGTTGGGGTCCTTGATTTAtgcttaaaataaatttagaggATTTAAGTAGTATTCATACTTTGAATTTCTTTACACATGTGGTTAAgagagtcttgtaactcaattggttGTCACTTCTTGAATATTACATTCATGGTTCTAATCTCTGTTCTCCTAATTATAttgaattatagaaaaaaaaacattttatacgTGTGtacctaaataaataaaataaaatattaaaaatctaataattttAAAGATCGATGATAAAAAGATGAGGGAAGTTAACATttgccctaagggcattggtttaaaaaatatttttagaaatctttttttggaaaagaaaaaaaaaattaatttttttgacaaattttttttatttcctatgaaagttgtgtcaaaattttcttaaactaatttattaacaattatccTAAAAACACCCATTAACAGGACTCTAAAATGATTGGGAGCTAGTCTACAAGATCCCAGGTTCTAAATCTGAGATCTTAATGAAATcctaagtttaaaattttatttaataattgaaatacttcaaaaaaaatttatagcttAAAAAATGGTACGAATGAGTTTAAAATATAGATGCAAATGTTTGATAAATGGATAAAATAAGTAGTGCGAGAATGAGCAGTAGCAGCTAGAATCTGGAAAGGCGCCATTGAtgtatgagaaaaataaaatcaaacccaaaataaaggaagagaaaaactAGGACCTTACGCAGGAGAATAAGTatgatgagagagaaatagcAATAAGTATTTGAAGGGGAGGGAGAGTTACACGTTACACAAAtcaagaagaaggaaagaaagtcATAAAAGCTTAATATTGATTCCCTAGTGTGGGTGTGGGAGAGAATGATTGCTACGCATCTTCCTcaagaaattaattaaaatgggAAAGGTTTACGCAGCCACAGCCGCCATCGccactcacactctctctctcgaCACTTGTCTCTAAATTATTAGCTTCTTAACTGATAATTCTCCTGGACAAGATTATTATGCCCAAAAGTGGCATGCTTGGTTCCACTATTAAACTATCTTAAGGTTGAGAGAGATTACCCTTAgtctattttacacaataaTGCTCAACTAGTAATAAAGGATAGCTTTGTATTTCATTAGTTAGGAATATGCTTTTTTATACCACGACCATATCGTTTTGAGTAAATAAATTGGTTCATATTATGTGTGCGTGTGTTTGTTTTGGAATAATCAAATATGTGTGTTAAAGGTTATGAGCTAGAAATATGTATATTAAAACTAGGCGCAATATCACCGTACATCTTTGGTGCAATAGtcattctacaagtataagtacttgtgaaGTGTAAGGGGTAAGGGTCCGAGTTCAGGGAGTTTcgcacatatacatttagattagattagagtagaattctattttataaaaaaaaaaaaacaaaaaaagaggtaGGCACAATTAATAAAACCCTTTCTTTGTCTCTCACCAATCATTAACATCCGTACCCAGAAATTATAACAGAGAAGAAGTGGAATCGATCAGCATTAATTTAGTAGCCGCAACGGTTCAATGTCTTTGGGAGTCCATGAGTACTCGCACACTAGCTATAAAACCGATCCTATTTGTTCACCTAGTATTCAGTActaaacaaactaaaaaaaatttgtttctatAATTCTAGCACTTCAATAGCTTTTGTTTCTTGTGAGTGATTTTTGTCTTTGAATAGTGAATGGAGGAGAATAAAGTAATAGAAGTGAGAGAGTTCAACGCAAAGAAGGACATTCCAAGTGTTGAAGACATAGAGAGAAGGTGTGAGGTTGGTCCAACAGGCCAAATGTCTCTCTTCACCAATCTTTTAGGTGACCCTATTTCCAGAATCCGCCACTCACCTTCTTTCCTCATgctggtatatatatatatatattttgtgttatACCCCTtgattttctctccatttcttcTGTCTCTCCCATTACCTAtactttccatttttttttttcctctttttcttctatatCTATCTTCAAATAACTATATGATCATCAGGTAGCTGAGATGGTGGGTGATAATTCGGAGAAAGAGATTGTTGGAATGATTAGGGGTTGCATCAAAACCGTCACTTGTTCCAAAAAGCTCACCAGAAATGGCAATAAGtataaaaacaacaatttaGACACTCCAAAACTCAGCCCCATTTGCACCAAACTCGCTTACATTCTAGGTCTCCGAGTTTCTCCTTCTCACAGGTACTTCCGTAATACCAAATTGCACTCACACTTTCCTTCGCTCTTTTATGCATAGATTTCtaggaaagaaattaaaatatttctttcatatgtttgaaaaaaaaataacaaaaaaaattagtgtaaCAAATTGGGTTTATTACCACTTTTTTCAATCtaggtttggtttttattttttattttataattctttgcatcatattattaattttttcgaTATCTTTGTTCATGTCATAGGAGAAAAGGTATTGGGTTGAAGCTGGTTAAGGAAATGGAGCAGTGGTTCATAATAAATGGAGTTGAGTACTCATACATAGCCACTGATAATGACAACAAACCCTCCCTTAATCTTTTCACGCAAAAATGTGATTACACTAAGTTTCGAACCCCATCAATTTTGGTCCAACCTGTGTTTGCTCACCGAGTCAAGCTCCCTAGCCGAGTTACAATAATCAAACTCACCCCATCTGACTCAGAGAGGCTTTATCGCCACCGATTCTCCACCATCGAGTTCTTCCCCAGAGACATTGATAGGATTCTCAATAATAAACTCAATCTTGGTACTTACCTAGCTATCCCAAGAGGGTTGTTCTCGGCTGAGTCATGGCCGGGTTGGAATGAGTTCTTATGTGACCCGCCCGAGTCATGGGCAATTATGAGCGTCTGGAATTGTAAGGAGGTTTTTACGTTAGAAATAAAAGGTGCGTCGCATGCACGGCGCTTGGCAGCCAAGGCTACACGCGTGGTGGACAAGGCGTTACCATGGTTGGAAGTGCCTTCGGTTCCTGATGTGTTTAGGCCATTTGGGTTGCATTTTATGTATGGGTTAGGAGGTGAAGGTCCACGTGCGGGGAGTTTGATGAAGGCATTGTGTGGCCACGCGCATAACTTGGCAAAAGCTAATTGTTGTGGGGTGCTGGTGACTGAGGTGGCAAGTGGGGACCCGTTGAAGTTAGCAATACCACACTGGAAGAGGCTATCTTGCGACGAAGATGTATGGTGCATCAAAAGACTTGCGGGGCATTATACTGATGGGCCTGTTGGTGATTGGACCAAATCCCAACCTGGCCTTTCCATTTTTGTGGACCCTAGAGAGTTCTAAAACTTGAGTGACCCAACTAAAACTCACACTATCCGAAGTGGCTGAGTTCACCCTAAACCCAATTTCACAAAATGCTTGAATATCAGCTTATACTTAGATTTTGGAACATGACGGGTacttgctaaaaaaatatttaaatatatcaagTACAAGGTGATACTTTAGCATATCGCGAATTTGGGTATGTTCCTAAAGTTACTTGAATTGTAACTTGtatgggctttttttttttttttggtaaagtgTTTTTGCCTTTCAATGTAGATGGATCCttctcccttttcctttttatgtATACGGGTTATTTTAAATTGGACCCGCATCTTTTCATTTGATCCACGTGATGTTTTTATTGGTTTGCAATCCCTCTTCAAAGCTCATTTAGTGTTCAAAAGTTAGAATGTCATGAATGTATAGTATATGTCACCAAAGTGCTCATGTAGCTTTAAGAGACAGTGCCCTTGACGtgtcatagaaaaaaaaaaaaataataaaatctttaGAGCAATGTGTGCGGTCAATTCTATATTCCACCAATCACAATctaacaaattttcattttcttttcttcacaaAATTTAAATGGCAAAAACAGAGACCTATTTAGTATCCCCTTTTCAAATTacactttttcaaaataaaattttttttaatgttaattttttctaGGTACGGTCTCTTCCAAACAACCCATATTCAAAATACTGAAAAAACATAAGCTATAAAAGAGGATTTTTTTCTCATGTAATAGCATGTATCCTATTAAGACTGATGGACAGACCATGAATGGCAAGAGCTCTGCCACTTTGGGCATTTGTCTTATATACAATTACCCTTCTCTTTTTATTCCATCAAGTGACAAGATTCTCAGCAAAACAACTCTAAACTCTTAGTCCAAAAACTATATGCGCTTCATTTTTGCTAAATTAAAACGATAAGCACTACTAGTGAAGTTTCTAATGTCATTAAGGAAAGCAAAAAGGCCGAAAGAACCCACCAACACTATTTATGCAGTTCGATACTAAGACACAGAATGCCTCCTATTTCTGGAAGGGGTTGATTTAACTTCTTCAGGGTTGGCAGAACCAAGACTGTCTGATGAATCTGAGCCACTATTCTCACCCTGCCCCCCTTTGCTAGACCAAAGCTTTGTAAAGATCTTCTTTGACTTGAGTAGCCCTTTCATTTTACTTATAGCAGCTTTGTCCACATTACTTTTACCATCTCCAATTCCATTTCTTTCACTACCTCCCACTCCATTGGCCAACCTTAAAGAAGCTAGCTCCCCTTTAAGGGCCTTGAGCTCCTCAGCTGTGGCCACTGCATCCCAGTCTTCTTCTATGTTAGTTGTAGCTGACCTTGAGCTCCCGTGAGAGCCACTATTAAGTTCCTTAATGCCTTTGGGTAGGTCAGGGGTGCTGCTGCCTGATGATGCAGCCGCCCTAACCTGCTCAAAAAAGAGTACTTGCACAACTACACGCAATGGGAGTCTCTCGTTTTGCAcagcatgcatgcatgcatcaACTGAGAGCTTCTTGCAGTCCATCAGCTTGCATATCCTCTTCCTCTCACTCTTGCTGATCCCAGGGTGCTCCTGCATTAAAGCACAGTGAAGAATACAactttatttagtatttttgtaacaaaaacATCTGGGTTACGCATCAATTCAACATCAGTGAGAATTGAGTAGTGCTTTACTATATAGCAAATTTCTAGTGTGAAACATTAATACACTAAAATGCACAGCATGTTTTACAACATGAAATTTTCCACTTAATGTATGTTCACTGTTGAAATTTACGCTTACCTTTAGATACATGTCAATGGCGCGGTAAAGCCCGTCATGAGCCGGCCGGGAGATATCAGACACCATCTCAGCAAGAtcaacaaaatttgacaaagGTAGGTTGGCATCCTTAGAAATTTCAGCAAGGTATCCATCAATCAGTTTTGCCACCATCAGCTTGGAAGCATCCGATAAAATCCCTGGCTTCCTTGTTTCCTGAAGTTCATTGCTATCTTCTAATGATTCAATCTCAGCATTCTGATCTTGCATTAGAAACTCTTGAACTATTTTCTGCACTGTACTGACGTCATACATTGTTGTTTCCTCTTCTGATGCTTGTATCAAAAGATCATTTACAGAAGCCTCTTCCAGTTGCTGTCCTATTCTCCTTACCAGCTCATCCTTAGCCATCTCTCCTGAATCCATCAAAATGGTGGCTTTCAACAACTTTAGGAGGAAGCTACAAGAAACACAACCTTTCTCTGCAGGCAATAGCCACACTATTGTATCCACTATTGACTCATGCTTTATCATATCTCCAGACTTAATCATACCCTTGCTGAAACCTGGCAACCTTCTGCAAGCATACGCTTTTAAGGCTGCTCCAATCACATCATTAGAAACTATCCTTTTTGCTTTAATAATCATTAGAACGTGTTTATAAAGATCAATTTCAAGTTCACACAAATCCGCAACCCACCAGTCCTTAGGCACTAGACGGTTTCTAACGCCATTCCAGTTTGGATCATTCCCATTTTCCTCTGGGAGCTTCTTTCGGTTATAGGTATAGGACCAGTCAACCTTGGAAACATCAACACAGGCCTTGGTAGCTATAGAATCAACGCAATTGCTAACCACCTTCAAATCCTCAGATAATGGTAAGAGAGACTTTGTAGTCTGAAGAACAATGATTGAATCTTTCCAGCTGCGGAAAATGCTAGAAGTAAGAAAGACATCAATCTTGTAAATGAGGTTCCCTTTCTCAATGGCCTCATGCATTTCTAGGTACTCAGCTGCACATCGAGCTGCAACAACATTGTAAGCATTGAGGGTAACAGTCATGCCATAACAAAACTTCACACATATCTCTAAGGCTGCAGGACCACCAGGAATGTCAGAAATTTGAACTTCATCTGTGTTCTCTTCATTAGTCGTAGCAACCAACTTCTGCAATCGGGAACTCTTTGACAGTAGAGGAAACTACACAACAGATAATTCGTAATTTGGAATCAGACAATAAACATTTTGCACAACATATTCACATGCATTATTATGAGTGCAATTGAACTGAGTTGAGCCATGTAATGTTTGCTCATCTGCTCAGTTTTATCATTGAAGCTGTAAGTTAGAGACCAAAGTGGCCAAGTTCTAAAATTATAAGTTAAAGAGAGTCACTAGTTCCACCAGTGCCTCTTAACAAACTTTTTGATTCTGTGCCTTGATAACCATGTCTACAATTTGATTACTATAATAAAACGATCAGGAAGTTATCAACTAAGTGGATTCTAGTACTATTTTAACAATCTTTATCCAGTAATAAATTAGATACTAGTATTTTCATTAAACAAACCAGTTTATCACACTTAAAATTTAAGCCCTGCTCCACAAGCATGTGAGAACTCTGATGCTGGAATTAGTTTAGAGCCTTTTATATTTAAGCAACCAAACATGTACTTTTTTCAGAGAAGGAAAGGGAACTggatcaaaaatttaaaaatagaaacaattGTAGCAGATTCTTGTATAAGGATCAACCAGTGTAAATAGATTACTCATGTTGCATAAGTAGCTAGGGTCCCTTTattaaccataaaaaattctACAAATCAAGGAAGGTGATACAGGTGCAAGagcaagaaattaaataaaaaaaattgaaaaaaattatcttcattACATATCAAATTACTCAGCCAAAGAATATTGTACCTtgtgaagataaaattttacatCCCCTACAATAAGAATGATGTCCGTTGCCAGCTCACTTGCCACATACCTGCACATAGTTATGCTCCTTGTAATGAACtgagaacttaaaaaaaaaaaaaactttaaacatGAACAAAGGTATTGTTCTAAAGGATGAAGAACATTTGAACTCATCAACAGACCTTCCTACACTATCTTTATATGTTACCTACATGGGAAAGTTCACTAATAAGCAAGGAATAACAACTTATTCAAACTTTTTCGCATTTCCATGTAAAAACTCTCAAGGTCTTGTTCTTGCCAACCATATCATTGCTTTAACATCAACTATATTATCAAACATGTTAGTCCAGCAATGAATGGATAACTACTAGAAGAAATTCATCTATTTTAAATCTTGCATGAAAGTCAAATACCCTGCAATTTCAATTGAAGATATTATACTAAACGGGGGTACCTCTCACTTGACCAGCAAACTGGACAAGCATTAAACTAATACAAGGAATCCACTTCACCAGAGGAAACATTCCAAAACAGACCCTATACTGAGATAGTGCAAGACTATAATCATAAAGTGATTAGGAATTCAGAGTGAAACTTCAAATACTTTCCAAAAAGTGATATTACTAGACTTATGTGGTTTCAAATGCACCAAGCTCAAGTTATCTGTATGAAAGTTAAATTAAAGTA
This portion of the Castanea sativa cultivar Marrone di Chiusa Pesio chromosome 7, ASM4071231v1 genome encodes:
- the LOC142644597 gene encoding putative N-acetyltransferase HLS1, which gives rise to MEENKVIEVREFNAKKDIPSVEDIERRCEVGPTGQMSLFTNLLGDPISRIRHSPSFLMLVAEMVGDNSEKEIVGMIRGCIKTVTCSKKLTRNGNKYKNNNLDTPKLSPICTKLAYILGLRVSPSHRRKGIGLKLVKEMEQWFIINGVEYSYIATDNDNKPSLNLFTQKCDYTKFRTPSILVQPVFAHRVKLPSRVTIIKLTPSDSERLYRHRFSTIEFFPRDIDRILNNKLNLGTYLAIPRGLFSAESWPGWNEFLCDPPESWAIMSVWNCKEVFTLEIKGASHARRLAAKATRVVDKALPWLEVPSVPDVFRPFGLHFMYGLGGEGPRAGSLMKALCGHAHNLAKANCCGVLVTEVASGDPLKLAIPHWKRLSCDEDVWCIKRLAGHYTDGPVGDWTKSQPGLSIFVDPREF
- the LOC142644730 gene encoding phototropic-responsive NPH3 family protein NPY2-like isoform X1, which codes for MKFMKLGSKPDSFQTDENNVRYVASELATDIILIVGDVKFYLHKFPLLSKSSRLQKLVATTNEENTDEVQISDIPGGPAALEICVKFCYGMTVTLNAYNVVAARCAAEYLEMHEAIEKGNLIYKIDVFLTSSIFRSWKDSIIVLQTTKSLLPLSEDLKVVSNCVDSIATKACVDVSKVDWSYTYNRKKLPEENGNDPNWNGVRNRLVPKDWWVADLCELEIDLYKHVLMIIKAKRIVSNDVIGAALKAYACRRLPGFSKGMIKSGDMIKHESIVDTIVWLLPAEKGCVSCSFLLKLLKATILMDSGEMAKDELVRRIGQQLEEASVNDLLIQASEEETTMYDVSTVQKIVQEFLMQDQNAEIESLEDSNELQETRKPGILSDASKLMVAKLIDGYLAEISKDANLPLSNFVDLAEMVSDISRPAHDGLYRAIDMYLKEHPGISKSERKRICKLMDCKKLSVDACMHAVQNERLPLRVVVQVLFFEQVRAAASSGSSTPDLPKGIKELNSGSHGSSRSATTNIEEDWDAVATAEELKALKGELASLRLANGVGGSERNGIGDGKSNVDKAAISKMKGLLKSKKIFTKLWSSKGGQGENSGSDSSDSLGSANPEEVKSTPSRNRRHSVS
- the LOC142644730 gene encoding phototropic-responsive NPH3 family protein NPY2-like isoform X2 → MYVASELATDIILIVGDVKFYLHKFPLLSKSSRLQKLVATTNEENTDEVQISDIPGGPAALEICVKFCYGMTVTLNAYNVVAARCAAEYLEMHEAIEKGNLIYKIDVFLTSSIFRSWKDSIIVLQTTKSLLPLSEDLKVVSNCVDSIATKACVDVSKVDWSYTYNRKKLPEENGNDPNWNGVRNRLVPKDWWVADLCELEIDLYKHVLMIIKAKRIVSNDVIGAALKAYACRRLPGFSKGMIKSGDMIKHESIVDTIVWLLPAEKGCVSCSFLLKLLKATILMDSGEMAKDELVRRIGQQLEEASVNDLLIQASEEETTMYDVSTVQKIVQEFLMQDQNAEIESLEDSNELQETRKPGILSDASKLMVAKLIDGYLAEISKDANLPLSNFVDLAEMVSDISRPAHDGLYRAIDMYLKEHPGISKSERKRICKLMDCKKLSVDACMHAVQNERLPLRVVVQVLFFEQVRAAASSGSSTPDLPKGIKELNSGSHGSSRSATTNIEEDWDAVATAEELKALKGELASLRLANGVGGSERNGIGDGKSNVDKAAISKMKGLLKSKKIFTKLWSSKGGQGENSGSDSSDSLGSANPEEVKSTPSRNRRHSVS